A genomic segment from Aspergillus puulaauensis MK2 DNA, chromosome 1, nearly complete sequence encodes:
- a CDS encoding mitochondrial 37S ribosomal protein bS1m (COG:S;~EggNog:ENOG410PG7D;~InterPro:IPR016712;~PFAM:PF11709) has translation MAASLSPTANLLRKSRLFSLPQAITSLETAAARSRNDSDTATLPYPVRASIVTPASSLSRGDWGLKRPLPDKSTSQKSSRPVVRINALDTFEHVTDFDSAADHTMTLEKFQELNLPISLPTRSGYSTSIVPRHHSPFEANVDNTEATPATTPDTKQFRHTGPWLGGLTEAEFSAYLDKITEEKPRLMRKLRRWFYAKRKAELRNQAQDKGEDLENLPPVTKEEFDNYVKTLRTDPYSLGPVIFELLDLPSAPAVPNDRIGSQYYASPPTKMPAAEYATYGPPMTHPSAGLSYARSHASIYNHPKYGPQAHQRPVEARVLRPRGRVRGKAGRAVAGVGGIAFEDLSAMTFAEQGAPPGLASFDATIPGGAKYYVQPIRASIKADGQIALASYRASASAKLAHDLEDYRKPSGTPRFNSRAPRSQRAVPRLDQARTTPVRRVETEEPETSREDVARNLMKTLTSR, from the coding sequence ATGGCGGCCTCGCTATCACCGACAGCAAATTTGCTGCGGAAGTCTCGCCTATTCTCACTTCCGCAAGCTATAACTTCATTAGAAACTGCGGCCGCTCGAAGCCGCAACGATTCCGACACCGCAACCCTCCCATACCCTGTCCGAGCGTCCATCGTTACCCCGGCTTCGTCATTATCAAGAGGGGATTGGGGTCTCAAAAGACCTCTTCCTGATAAGTCGACGTCGCAGAAGTCTTCACGGCCTGTTGTTCGGATCAATGCGCTGGATACCTTTGAGCATGTCACCGACTTCGATTCGGCAGCGGACCACACGATGACCCTGGAGAAATTCCAGGAACTCAATTTGCCAATTTCTCTGCCTACGAGGTCTGGATACTCGACAAGCATTGTGCCGCGGCACCACAGTCCCTTTGAGGCAAACGTCGACAACACGGAGGCTACACCTGCTACAACTCCTGACACGAAGCAATTCAGACACACCGGACCCTGGCTTGGGGGCCTGACGGAAGCAGAGTTCAGCGCCTATTTAGACAAGATTACGGAGGAAAAGCCCAGACTTATGCGGAAACTTCGAAGATGGTTCTACGCTAAGCGTAAGGCCGAACTGAGAAATCAGGCTCAGGACAAGGGTGAAGATTTGGAGAATCTGCCACCGGTCACCAAGGAAGAGTTCGACAACTATGTGAAAACACTGCGAACGGACCCGTATTCGCTGGGGCCTGTGATATTTGAGTTGTTGGATCTTCCTTCTGCCCCTGCGGTGCCGAACGACCGCATTGGCTCTCAGTACTACGCCTCGCCCCCAACCAAGATGCCTGCTGCCGAATATGCGACTTACGGACCCCCCATGACGCATCCCTCGGCAGGTTTGTCATATGCGCGATCGCATGCGTCAATCTACAACCACCCGAAGTATGGCCCTCAGGCCCATCAGCGTCCAGTGGAGGCACGTGTCCTCCGACCTCGCGGTAGAGTCAGGGGTAAGGCTGGCAGGGCGGTTGCCGGTGTCGGTGGTATTGCATTTGAGGATCTGAGCGCGATGACTTTCGCGGAACAAGGTGCACCCCCGGGTCTGGCGTCCTTCGATGCAACTATCCCTGGTGGTGCCAAATATTACGTTCAACCTATCCGGGCCTCTATCAAGGCGGACGGACAGATCGCCCTGGCGTCCTACCGCGCCAGTGCATCTGCCAAATTGGCACACGATCTCGAAGATTACAGGAAACCCTCTGGGACCCCCAGGTTTAACTCCCGTGCGCCCAGAAGCCAACGAGCAGTCCCGAGATTAGACCAAGCTCGCACAACTCCAGTGCGGCGTGTCGAAACGGAAGAACCGGAAACTAGCAGGGAGGATGTTGCAAGGAACCTCATGAAGACTCTCACTTCTCGGTAA